The following proteins are encoded in a genomic region of Spirosoma sp. SC4-14:
- the pruA gene encoding L-glutamate gamma-semialdehyde dehydrogenase, whose product MSFGIFNVPTPANEPVKEYRPGSPEREALKKALAYFRAQETDIPMYIGNQEVRTERKLRIAPPHDHKHTLGYFYEGDAEHVVQAIDAALAAKENWANLSWEHRASIFLKAADLISGPYRARINAATMLGQSKNAYQAEIDSACELIDFLRFNVSYATEIYRQQPNSSPGVWNRLEYRPLEGFVFALTPFNFTAIAGNLPTSTALMGNTVVWKPAYTQILSAKVIMEVLKEAGLPAGVINLIYVDGPVAGDIIFKHPDFAGIHFTGSTGVFQTIWGEIGANIHRYKSYPRIVGETGGKDFVLVHESADTDEVATGLVRGAFEYQGQKCSAASRAYIPSTLWPAIESKMLAFLSEIKMGGTEDFSNFINAVIDERAFKKITSYIDEAKTSDRVEIVAGGNYDGSKGYFIEPTVLLVNDPKYRTMCEELFGPVLSIYVYEPTDYDSIVKIVNTTSPYALTGSIFAKDRYIIERTAKQLENAAGNFYINDKPTGAVVGQQPFGGARASGTNDKAGSALNLFRWVSARTIKETYVSPRHFAYPFLFEE is encoded by the coding sequence ATGTCTTTCGGAATATTCAATGTCCCAACTCCGGCAAATGAGCCGGTAAAAGAATACCGTCCTGGCTCGCCAGAACGCGAAGCTCTCAAAAAAGCACTGGCATACTTTCGAGCGCAGGAAACGGATATACCCATGTATATTGGTAACCAGGAAGTTCGAACAGAACGTAAACTTCGCATAGCTCCTCCACATGATCACAAACATACATTAGGCTATTTTTACGAAGGTGATGCCGAACATGTTGTGCAGGCAATCGACGCTGCCCTGGCCGCGAAAGAAAACTGGGCAAATCTATCCTGGGAGCATCGGGCTAGCATTTTTCTTAAGGCTGCCGACCTTATTTCGGGGCCATATCGTGCCAGAATCAATGCGGCAACCATGCTCGGTCAGTCGAAAAATGCATATCAGGCCGAAATTGATTCGGCCTGTGAACTGATTGATTTCCTACGTTTCAATGTATCCTACGCAACGGAAATATATCGGCAACAGCCTAATTCATCGCCAGGCGTTTGGAATCGTTTAGAGTACCGGCCACTCGAAGGGTTTGTCTTTGCATTAACGCCGTTCAACTTTACAGCCATAGCCGGAAACTTACCTACATCAACCGCACTAATGGGGAATACAGTTGTCTGGAAACCTGCATACACGCAGATCTTGTCTGCAAAAGTAATTATGGAGGTATTGAAGGAGGCTGGTTTACCGGCTGGAGTTATCAATTTAATTTATGTTGATGGTCCTGTTGCGGGAGATATAATTTTTAAACACCCCGATTTTGCTGGTATTCACTTCACGGGAAGTACTGGCGTGTTCCAGACAATTTGGGGAGAAATAGGTGCAAATATACATCGGTACAAATCCTATCCACGAATTGTGGGCGAAACAGGAGGTAAAGACTTCGTGTTGGTTCACGAATCGGCAGATACGGATGAAGTCGCAACAGGCTTAGTACGAGGAGCATTTGAATACCAGGGGCAAAAATGTTCGGCAGCTTCTCGAGCTTATATACCATCGACCCTATGGCCTGCAATCGAGTCGAAAATGCTGGCTTTTTTAAGCGAAATAAAAATGGGAGGGACAGAAGACTTCTCCAATTTTATCAATGCAGTAATTGATGAGAGGGCATTCAAAAAGATTACGTCCTACATAGATGAGGCAAAAACAAGCGATCGGGTGGAAATCGTAGCTGGTGGAAATTATGATGGATCAAAAGGTTATTTTATTGAGCCCACAGTCTTACTGGTAAATGATCCTAAGTACCGGACAATGTGTGAAGAGCTATTTGGACCTGTATTATCGATCTATGTCTACGAGCCAACCGACTATGATTCAATTGTGAAAATAGTCAATACCACATCACCCTATGCACTGACAGGCTCAATCTTTGCAAAAGATCGTTATATAATTGAACGTACAGCTAAACAGCTAGAAAATGCTGCTGGCAACTTCTATATAAACGATAAACCGACAGGTGCAGTTGTTGGTCAGCAGCCATTTGGTGGAGCAAGAGCTTCGGGAACCAATGATAAAGCAGGATCCGCACTAAATTTATTTAGATGGGTTTCGGCCCGCACAATTAAGGAAACCTATGTGAGTCCCAGGCACTTTGCCTATCCCTTCTTATTTGAAGAATAA
- a CDS encoding Mur ligase family protein, with translation MPQTIHFISIGGSAMHNLALALHQQGYIITGSDDEIYDPSRSRLQKHGLLPSEMGWFPEKIHAGLSSVIVGMHARKDNPELVKAQELGLPIFSYPEFLYQRSQQKQRVVIAGSHGKTTITAIILHALQFHGRDFDYLVGEQIEGFETMAKLTPTAPVIIIEGDEYASSPIDSRPKFLHYQPHIALISGIAWDHVNIYPTWESYVKQFEQLAEAMPKAGILIFDESDNMLDIIGQKERTDITKIPYLAHPSKLINGQTYLLTKQGGQVPVLLFGEYNMKNIRGAMVVCDRIGITEDQFYEAIQSFKPVAKRLEKIASKANSPTTNRVLLRDFAHSPAKVEATTDSVKKQFPNQKLAAIAELHSFSSLTKTFLSEYQDALNAADIAVVYFNAHTRPYLDSTDPISVNDVINAFGRADLHVFTQADELADFLILERNNADIFLFMGSGEFGGLNVQELSQKLL, from the coding sequence ATGCCTCAAACCATCCACTTCATCTCGATTGGTGGTAGTGCTATGCACAACCTCGCTTTAGCTCTTCATCAACAAGGCTATATTATCACTGGCTCCGACGATGAAATTTATGATCCTTCGCGGTCACGATTACAAAAACATGGGCTGCTACCGTCTGAAATGGGCTGGTTTCCCGAAAAAATTCATGCTGGATTAAGTTCAGTTATTGTGGGGATGCATGCTCGCAAGGACAATCCCGAACTCGTTAAAGCTCAGGAATTGGGTTTACCAATATTTTCGTATCCAGAATTTCTCTACCAGCGAAGTCAGCAAAAACAACGAGTTGTAATAGCGGGCAGTCATGGAAAAACCACCATTACAGCTATTATTCTACATGCTCTTCAGTTTCATGGTCGCGACTTTGATTATCTGGTCGGTGAACAGATCGAAGGTTTTGAAACGATGGCAAAACTAACTCCAACGGCACCAGTCATCATTATTGAAGGCGACGAGTATGCATCATCACCTATCGATTCGCGTCCTAAGTTTTTACACTATCAACCTCATATTGCCCTAATTAGTGGCATTGCATGGGATCATGTCAATATCTATCCAACGTGGGAATCATACGTTAAGCAATTTGAGCAACTGGCCGAAGCAATGCCTAAAGCAGGTATTCTGATTTTTGATGAATCGGATAATATGCTCGACATTATTGGCCAGAAAGAACGGACGGATATTACTAAAATACCCTATCTAGCTCACCCAAGCAAACTAATTAATGGACAAACATATTTATTGACGAAGCAAGGCGGGCAGGTGCCTGTTTTGCTGTTTGGCGAGTATAATATGAAAAATATTAGGGGAGCCATGGTTGTTTGTGATCGAATTGGTATCACTGAAGATCAGTTTTATGAAGCCATTCAATCCTTCAAACCTGTAGCAAAACGACTAGAAAAAATTGCGAGTAAAGCGAATTCTCCAACAACAAATCGAGTTTTACTTCGTGATTTTGCCCATTCACCAGCTAAAGTCGAAGCAACTACAGACTCAGTAAAGAAACAATTCCCTAATCAGAAACTAGCAGCTATCGCTGAATTACACAGCTTCAGTAGCTTGACTAAAACCTTTCTTAGCGAATACCAGGATGCGTTAAATGCTGCAGATATAGCTGTAGTTTATTTTAATGCCCATACAAGGCCTTATCTGGATTCAACTGATCCAATTTCTGTCAATGATGTCATAAACGCTTTTGGAAGAGCTGACTTGCACGTATTTACGCAAGCAGATGAACTAGCAGATTTTTTAATTCTAGAGCGCAACAATGCCGATATTTTTCTCTTTATGGGCTCCGGCGAATTTGGTGGTTTAAATGTGCAGGAACTTAGTCAGAAACTTCTGTAA
- a CDS encoding arginine decarboxylase, translated as MKTYYDLIDQTFEFPTREFNVENNALLFNNVPLMDIIKQYGTPLKLTYLPKITEHIEHAKILFKNAMKRYNYKGNYTYCYCTKSSHFRFVLEEALKNNIHLETSSAYDIPILRELYKVGKVSKSTYIICNGYKRPLYTQYISELINEGFSNCIPVLDNLKEIEAYENSITAETVNFGIRIATDEEPNFAFYTSRLGIRYSDVNELYRSKIQPNERFKLKMLHFFINTGIKDSAYYWSELSRFMYKYCELRKICPDLDSIDIGGGMPIQTSFQFTYDYQAMIDQIVESIQWICNKNNVPVPHIFTEFGSYTVGESGAVIYKVIDQKLQNDKELWYMIDGSFITQLPDSWGLGQKYIMLSVNNWDNPYQKVNLGGLTCDSHDFYNTEAHSADLYLPIFDQDAEDQYIGLFHTGAYQESLGGYGGIQHCLIPAPQHVIIDKDEEGNLRSRLFAPEQNSEVMLKILGFGNAEPGMTELEATEAAEEREEEELVKEDE; from the coding sequence ATGAAGACTTATTATGACCTGATTGACCAGACGTTCGAATTTCCGACACGGGAATTTAACGTCGAAAACAACGCACTGTTGTTTAATAATGTCCCACTAATGGATATTATAAAGCAGTATGGTACGCCCCTTAAATTAACTTATTTGCCGAAAATAACGGAGCATATTGAACATGCTAAGATTTTGTTCAAGAATGCCATGAAGCGCTATAATTATAAGGGAAATTATACGTACTGTTATTGTACTAAGTCATCCCATTTTCGATTTGTGCTCGAAGAAGCACTAAAGAATAACATTCATCTCGAAACCTCATCAGCCTATGATATTCCTATTCTTAGGGAATTGTATAAGGTGGGAAAGGTGTCGAAAAGTACCTATATAATCTGTAATGGCTATAAACGGCCATTATATACGCAGTACATTAGCGAGCTGATCAATGAGGGCTTTTCTAATTGTATTCCTGTGCTCGATAACCTGAAAGAGATTGAAGCCTACGAAAACTCGATAACGGCAGAAACAGTTAATTTCGGAATTCGGATTGCAACAGACGAAGAGCCAAACTTTGCGTTCTATACATCAAGATTGGGTATTCGCTATAGCGATGTAAATGAACTATACCGGAGCAAAATTCAGCCAAACGAGCGTTTTAAGCTTAAAATGCTGCATTTCTTTATCAATACAGGTATTAAAGACAGTGCTTATTATTGGAGCGAACTAAGTCGGTTCATGTATAAGTATTGTGAATTACGGAAAATTTGCCCAGATCTGGACTCGATTGATATTGGTGGCGGAATGCCTATTCAGACATCATTCCAGTTTACGTATGACTATCAGGCCATGATCGATCAGATTGTGGAAAGTATTCAGTGGATTTGCAATAAAAATAACGTACCGGTACCGCATATCTTTACGGAATTTGGTTCTTATACGGTTGGCGAAAGCGGAGCGGTGATTTACAAAGTAATTGATCAGAAACTGCAAAACGACAAAGAATTGTGGTATATGATTGATGGCTCGTTTATTACGCAACTACCCGACTCGTGGGGATTAGGCCAAAAGTACATTATGCTGTCGGTTAATAACTGGGATAACCCATACCAAAAAGTTAACCTGGGTGGTTTGACCTGCGATTCGCACGATTTCTATAATACCGAAGCTCACAGTGCTGATTTGTATTTGCCCATTTTCGATCAGGATGCTGAAGACCAGTATATTGGCTTATTCCATACAGGTGCTTATCAGGAATCGCTTGGTGGTTATGGTGGTATTCAGCATTGCCTGATTCCGGCACCTCAGCATGTGATTATTGATAAGGATGAGGAAGGAAATTTGCGATCGAGGCTGTTTGCTCCCGAACAAAATAGTGAAGTAATGCTTAAAATTCTGGGCTTCGGAAATGCAGAACCGGGTATGACCGAATTAGAGGCTACTGAGGCCGCTGAAGAGCGTGAAGAAGAAGAACTGGTTAAAGAAGATGAATAA
- a CDS encoding HAD family hydrolase, with protein MNKCVFLDRDGVLNEDRPDYVYRIEDFIIPDGVPQALRLLKNAGYLLIVITNQAGIAKGLYTRKDVMDCYNYLQDQCDHLIDDIYYCPHHPNYDTQSLTRKPGSLLLEKAIAKYNIVPDKSWMIGDALRDMQAGKRVGVRTVRISSELKFDDECDGCAPNLLEASRFVLVNA; from the coding sequence ATGAATAAGTGCGTGTTTTTAGATAGAGACGGCGTTTTGAACGAGGATAGGCCGGATTATGTCTATCGGATTGAAGATTTTATTATACCCGACGGAGTACCCCAGGCTTTGCGTTTATTAAAAAATGCTGGGTATTTACTCATAGTTATTACCAATCAGGCAGGTATTGCGAAGGGGCTCTACACTCGTAAAGATGTAATGGACTGCTATAATTACCTGCAAGACCAATGTGATCATTTGATTGACGATATTTACTATTGTCCCCATCATCCAAACTACGATACGCAGTCACTAACTCGCAAACCAGGTTCTCTTCTGCTCGAAAAAGCTATTGCCAAGTACAACATCGTTCCTGATAAATCGTGGATGATTGGCGATGCTCTTCGCGATATGCAGGCTGGTAAACGAGTGGGAGTACGTACTGTTCGAATTTCGTCTGAACTAAAATTCGATGATGAATGCGACGGTTGCGCACCTAATTTACTGGAAGCCTCCCGCTTTGTTTTGGTAAACGCTTAA